One window from the genome of Schistocerca piceifrons isolate TAMUIC-IGC-003096 chromosome 1, iqSchPice1.1, whole genome shotgun sequence encodes:
- the LOC124797618 gene encoding UDP-glucosyltransferase 2-like, which produces MSLVSCADGRKWQRFWQCIFLLTGVITQCQGANILSVMSVPSKSHMVFLSPLLHELAQRGHNLTVISPFPQSPPVKNIRDIKLNVTMDSFRKERNMSLFEMGEVNPFILLLFSSTIGSSMCKNAISTPEVQDLITSNNQKFDLLIAGVFTECFLGLAHKHNASIIQQIPNTLAFVMGDAVGNPAAYAYIPDIMLDIPVNMNFLQRTLNSMYGLLVELLRFFVYVPNQQEIMLSYSKNIDNLPSVEKLFKSSSLVLINNHESIGLSRPLTPNTIQVGGMHIKPAKDLPKDLKTILDNSKEGVIFFSLGTNVQASEMPNDKFIAFMKAFSKLKQEVLWKWDQDTMVGKPNNVHLGKWFPQNDILGHKNVVLFISHGGLLSLQEAVYHGVPVVGIPLFGDQKVNLIRAEDKGYAVKLLFHNVTEESLLWAINEVLTQQKYRQRAAELSQLFHDQPQQPLERAIFWTEYVLRHGGATHLRSAALDLYWWQLALLDVAAAVAVCMLVPVLLCLFVVRRCRRRHATPEVRAESKKKR; this is translated from the exons aGATTCTGGCAGTGTATATTTTTGCTAACTGGAGTTATCACACAGTGCCAGGGAGCTAACATTCTGTCAGTTATGTCAGTTCCAAGCAAGAGCCACATGGTCTTTTTGTCACCACTGCTCCATGAGCTAGCACAGAGAGGACATAATTTGACTGTGATTAGTCCATTCCCACAGTCTCCCCCGGTCAAGAACATAAGAGATATTAAATTGAATGTCACAATGGACAGTTTCC GAAAAGAGAGAAACATGTCCCTGTTTGAAATGGGTGAAGTTAACCCATTTATTTTACTTCTCTTCTCTAGCACCATTGGAAGTTCAATGTGCAAGAATGCTATCAGTACACCAGAAGTACAAGATCTAATAACATCCAATAATCAGAAGTTTGATCTCCTCATAGCTGGAGTTTTCACAGAGTGTTTTCTTGGATTGGCTCACAAGCATAATGCCAGTATTATACAACAAATTCCTAATACTCTAGCATTTGTGATGGGTGATGCAGTAGGCAATCCTGCTGCATATGCCTACATTCCTGACATAATGCTTGACATTCCTGTGAATATGAATTTTTTACAACGGACATTAAACAGTATGTATGGGCTCCTTGTTGAATTACTGCGATTCTTTGTTTATGTGCCCAATCAACAAGAAATTATGTTGTCATATTCTAAGAATATTGATAATTTACCATCTGTTGAGAAATTGTTCAAAAGCAGTTCCCTGGTTCTTATCAACAACCATGAAAGCATAGGCCTTTCCAGgccactaacaccaaatacaattcaagtTGGAGGAATGCATATTAAACCTGCAAAAGATCTTCCAAAG GACCTTAAAACAATTTTGGATAATTCAAAAGAAGGAGTTATATTCTTCAGTTTGGGAACAAATGTTCAAGCCTCTGAAATGCCAAATGACAAGTTCATTGCCTTTATGAAAGCTTTCTCAAAACTGAAGCAAGAAGTACTGTGGAAATGGGATCAAGATACTATGGTTGGGAAGCCAAATAATGTACATCTTGGGAAATGGTTTCCCCAAAATGATATTTTGG GACATAAAAATGTTGTGTTGTTTATATCACATGGTGGCTTACTGAGTCTTCAAGAAGCTGTCTACCATGGAGTTCCAGTTGTAGGAATACCACTATTTGGTGATCAGAAAGTGAATTTGATTCGAGCTGAGGACAAAGGATATGCAGTTAAATTACTATTCCACAATGTAACAGAAGAGTCATTACTGTGGGCAATCAATGAAGTTTTAACTCAGCAAAA GTACCGGCAGCGTGCAGCAGAGCTGTCGCAACTGTTCCATGACCAGCCCCAGCAGCCTCTGGAGCGCGCCATCTTCTGGACTGAGTATGTGTTGCGGCACGGTGGTGCAACACACTTGCGCAGTGCAGCACTGGACCTCTACTGGTGGCAGCTGGCATTGCTTGATGTTGCAGCAGCCGTTGCAGTCTGCATGCTGGTACCAGTGTTGCTCTGCCTCTTTGTGGTTCGCAGGTGCCGCCGAAGGCATGCTACACCAGAAGTCCGTGCCGAGTCAAAGAAAAAACGGTGA